In Spirochaetaceae bacterium, the DNA window GTGTAGCGCGGGATGCCGCGCCCGTTGTTCTGCTGCGGGCTGTCGAAGCGGTCGCCGAGCGACTCGGTGATGGTGACGCTGGCGTCCGCGCGGCATTCGCTGTCCTGCTGGCGGGCGGTTACGCGGATCACCGACAGCCCCGGCTCGGCCGGCGCGGCGAAGGTCACCACCTCGCGGTCGCGGTCGCGCAGGCTGCCGGCGCCCTCGACCACCTGCCAGCTCACCTCCACCCCAGCCTCGATCGCGCGCCCGCGGCGATCCTTGGGCAGGCAACGGATGGTGCAGGTCTCCCCCACCTTCACCACCGCCGAGGCGGGCGACACCGTCACCTTGTACAGCGGCCCCGCGTGCTCGTGGAACGCGCGCTCATCGGAAGCGGCCGCTTCGGCGTCGGGAGCGGTGGCATCGGGCTCCGGCACCAGGGAGCCCTCGGCGTCGGTGAGGTCGACGAGCGGCGTATCGCCGGGGCCGTCGCCGGGCGCCGAGGTGGCGGTGCCGGCGGCGCCGGCGGCCGTGGTGCGGCGCGGTTCGTTCACCTCCAGCCACTGGTAATCGGCGTTGGGCAGCGCCAGCAGGCCCTCGGTCAGCGCCTTGCGCACCGAGCGCAGAATGCTGCGGCTGGCCTCCTCCTCGGCCGCGGCCCGCTCGCGCTCCACCTGCTCGATGACGTGCGGCTCGATCTCCTCCAGCGCCCGGCTCAGGGCCGCGAAGCGCGCGTCGAACACCACCCCGTCGCGGGTGCCGGGGGTAAGCTGCAGGAACGGCGCGTCGATCAGCCCGCGCAGCAGGTCGGAGGTCCACGGCTCGCGTTCCAGTCCCTGCAGCCGGCTGACGTCCGGCACCACCCTGGTGCCGTTGCGAAACAGCGCCACCCGGTGCTCGGCCTGCGCCTCCCCGACGTACAACTCGACCTCCACCGAACCGTCCGGCGTGCCCACCGGTCCGATCTCACGCAGCAGCCTCCCGGTGAACTCCCGCGGCACCACCTCCAGGTCCTTGCGCGCCCGGCGGTCCTTGATGCGAATGCGCACCCCCGAGGAGCGGATCCGTTCGCGCAGCTCGCTGGCCAGGAACGCCTGGATCCGTTCCGGGTTGAGTTGCCGGATGCCGGGCAGCAGCGGCTTGACCAGCAGTTCGGTGCCGGGCTGCTCGAACAGCAGCCGCCGCTTGGTGACCCGGTAGTGCGGCTCTTCCCTCACCATCTCCATGTCGTGCACCCGGCTGTCTGAGCCGGCCGAGGACAGCACCATCCGTTCGCCGACCGTCCAGAAGCTCAACAGGCCGATGCCGAACTCGCCCTGGATCCCCTCGGCGCCGCGCTCCTTGAGCCGGCGCTTGATCGAGTCGCACACGTGGGTGGCCACGTAGTCGAAGTCGGGCACGCCGTCGTCGTTCAGGCGGATGCCCTCGCCGTCGTCCACCACCCGCAGGTAGGGCTCGCCCTGCTCCCGGCCACGGATAATGGTGATGTTCCTGGCGCGCGCGTCGATCGAGTTCTCGACGAACTCCGCAATCGCCTTCAGCGGACTGTTCTGCGACAGCGCGATGATGGTAATCGCATTCCACTGGTTGCCGATCCGCAACCGGCCGCGCCCGTCCCGCGAGCCGCGCCGCGTTCGTCCGCCCGTCTTCTTCCGCTGTCCGCGTGCCGCCATAGCCTCAGGCGATAGTACGCCACCTGGTCCAGCGCAATCCACATCAGGTCAAAGCTGGTCACAGCTTGGTCACAGCTCAACCGGCCGCGGCCCCGAGCGTGGCCGGTCGAAGTCGGCATCGTCTCCCACGTCAGGCAACGCCAGGAGATGATCGATGAAGTTCGCCGCCGCCCGATCCAACGACACTGCGACGACGCTCACGCCCTCTTTCGGGCAGTCCAAGGCATTGCGATCGCCGCCGCCGGGTCGCCTTGCTCGCCGATCACGATCCGGGGGATGCCGCACGTCGCCGGCCGGTGGTTCAGTAGGGGATGGGGAGCTCGCCGACGGGGACCTCGATCAGGGTGGGGACGGGGCTGGCGACGGCGCGCTTGAGGGCCGCCTCCAGTTGCTCCGGGCCGAACGCGCGCATGCCGCGTACGCCGTACGCCTCGGCCAGCTTCATGAAGTCGGGGTTGTACAGCTCCGAGCCGTACACCCGGCCATCGAACCGGCGGCGCTGGTCGCGGCGCACGTTGCCGTAGGCGTGGTCGTTGAACACCACCGCCACGGCGTTGATGCCGTAGCGCACCGCGGTGGCCAGCTCCTGGCTGTTGTACAGGAAGCCGCCGTCGCCCGAGATCAGCACCACCGCGCGGTGCGGCTGCCCGACCTTGGCCCCGAGCGCCGTGGGATAGCCGTAGCCGAGGGTGCCGAAGTAGGACGGGGTGATGTAGGAACGCGGCGCGTAGATCGGACAGTGGGCGCGGCTGTAGTAGCCGAGCTGGGTGAAGTCCTGCACGATGATGCCGTCGTCGGGGGTGGCGGAGCGGATCGCCCGCATGAACGACTTCAGCGGTTCCGGCTCCTCGGAGCCGTCGAAGCGCTGCGCGTAGAGCGCCTCCAGTTCCGCCTGCCGGCTCGGGAGCGGCGCCATGCGCTCCTGCAACTGCCGGTGCAGCGCCTCCAGAGTGGCGCGCGCGTCGCCCACCATGCCGGCGGTGTTGGCGTAGTTGCGCCCGACCTCCGCCGCGTCGATGTCGATCTGTACCACCTGCTGCCCGCCGAGCAGGGCCGGCATCGCCATCCGCGTACCCACCGCCAGGATCACGTCATGCTCGGCGCGCCGCTCCCGGTAGCTGTCCCGCCCGAAGCTGATCGGCCCCAGGGAAAGATGGTGGCGGTCCGAGATCGCACCGCGCCCCTCGCCGGTGGCGAACACCGGCGCCTGCAGGTGCTCGGCCACCTTCAGCAGCGCCTCGTGGGCGTCGGACGCATGGACGCCGCCGCCCGCCCAGATCGCCGGGTTGGACGCCGCGGCGAGCAATTCCGCACCGCGCGCGACCTCCGCGTCGCCGGCGGCCGTACGCTTGCACTCCGCCGGGTCGAGCAACTCGACCTCCGCTTTTTCCGATAGCGCTTCGGGCGGAATCTCGATCTCCACCGGGCGCGGGCGGCCCGACCGTAACTGCACGAACGCCTCGTGGACGCCCTGCGCGGCGTCGGCGGCGTGCAGGATGCGCTTGCCCCACTTGATCACCGGGCGCACGGTGTCGAGCTGATCGTTGATCTCGTGCAGCACGCCGCGGTCCACGCCGATCAGGGCACGCTCCACCTGGCCGGCGATCACCAGCATCGGCGACGACGCCGAGTAGGCGGTGCCGATGCCCGCCGAGGCGTTCTGCAGCCCGGGGCCCGGCACCACCAACGCCGTGCCGATGCCGGCGCCGGTGCGCGAGTAACCGTCGGCCATGTAAGTGGTGGCCTGCTCGTGCCGGGTGGTGATAAAGCGGATATCCTCCTGCTCGGCGAGCCCGTCGAGCAGGTGGTAGAGCTGCACGCCGGGCAGGCCGAAGATCACCCGCACCCCCTCGCGGTGAAGCTGTCGGGCGAGCGCCTGGCCGCCGGTCATCCTGGGCATGGCTGGTAGTTCCTCAAGTCCCGCGCGATCGACACGCGCTGCATTTGGTGCGGCCCGCGCCCGAGAGCAACGCCCGCGCCCGCATTGTTGCGCCGCCGGCCCGATGACGCAAGGTGGGCGCAGGGTCGCCGGGTGGGCGCGCTTGAGACCGCCCTGCGCTGGCTGATTCAGGCCATCAGCCCGTTGACGCAGGGTGGGCTTCGGGTCGCCATGTGATCGCTTTTGGGGCCGCCGTGCGCTGGCTGATTCAGGCCATCAGCCGTTGACGCAGGTGGGCTTCGGCGCGCCATGTGGTCGCTCTTGGTGCCGCCGCACGCTGGCCAGAGCAGGCCATCAGCCCGTTGACGCAGGGTAGGCCTCGGGTCGATGTGGGCGCGCTGGGGCAAGGCCCGCGCTGGCTGGGGCCATGCCATCGGCCCGTTGACGCAGGGTGGGCGCCGGCCGCCGTGCGGGTGCGCTTGGAAGCGGCTCACGGGCGGCTGAATTGTGCCGGCAGGATCGGTATCATGGTGGTATGCGCCGCACGCCGCTGCACTCGGTTCACCAGCGCCTGGGGGCACGCCTGGTGCCGTTCGCGGGCTGGGAGATGCCGGTGCAGTACACCGGCATCGTCGCCGAGCACCGCGCCGTGCGCAGCGCCGCCGGCCTGTTCGACGTCAGCCACATGGGCGAGCTTGACCTGCGCGGCCCCGGCGCCGCCGCCGCGGTGGCTCGCCTGACGTGCGCGGACGTGGATCGCATCGAGGAGGGGCAGGCGCGCTATTCGCTGGTGCTGGACGAGGCCGCCGGCATCATCGACGACGTGATCGTGTACCGGCTCGCCGACCGCCACTACCGGCTGGTGGTCAACGCTTCCAATACCGCGGCGGTGCTCGATCACTCCCGGAACGCCACCGCGGCGGCGCCCGGTGTCGAACTGGTGGATCGCAGCGCCGAACTCGCCCTGCTTGCCGTGCAGGGACCCCGTGCGACCGACATCGTCGCCCGGCTCGCGGACGGCGACGTGTCGACCATCGGTACCTACCGCTGCCGGGCGCACCGCGTGGCGGGCCGCGCGGTGCTGTTGGCGCGTACCGGCTACACCGGCGAGGACGGCTTCGAGCTGTTCGTCGCGGCCGATCAGGCGGAGTCGCTCTGGAACGCGCTGCTGCAGGCGGGCACGGCGTCGGGGTTGCGGGCCGCGGGGCTGGGCGCGCGCGACACGTTGCGGCTGGAGGCGAGCATGCCGCTGTACGGCCACGAGCTGACCCGCGACGTGTCGCCGCTGGAGGTGGGCCTCGGCCGGTTCGTGTCGCGCGGCGACGGCTACGTCGGTGCCGCGGCGATCGCCCGGCAGCGCGCCGCCGGTGTCGCCCGCCGCCTCGTGCACCTGCACCTCGCCGGCCGCGCCATCGCCCGCCAGGGATTCGCCATCACCACCACCGGCGGCACCGACATCGGGACGGTCACCAGCGGCAGTTATGGTCCGTGGCTGCAACGCAGTATTGCCATGGGGCTGGTTACGCGCGAGCATGCCGCCAGGGGCAGCGAACTGGCCGTCCTGGTGCGCGGGCGCGCGCAGGCCGCCACGGTGGTTGCGCGGCCCTTCTATCGGAGGAGTACATAAGAGTGAGCATTCCCGAGAATCTGCACTACACGGCGGAGCACGAGTGGCTGCGCCAGGATGGCGAACTCGCGGTCATCGGCATTACCGACCATGCCCAGGCTGAGCTCGGCGACGTGGTGTACCTCGAGTTGCCGGAGGCCGGCAGCGCGATCGTGCAAGGCGAGTCGTTCGGCGTAATCGAGAGCGTCAAGGCGGCCAGCGACCTGTATGCGCCGATCAGCGGCGAGGTAACGGCGGTGAACGGCGACCTGGAAGCGGCGCCGCAACGGGTCAACGAGTCGCCCTACGACGGCGGCTGGCTGATCAAGGTACGCCCGAGCCGGTTCGCCGACGAACAGGCCGCCCTGCTCGACGCTACGGCCTACGCCGCCCTGCTGCCCTGACCCGAGACGGCGGTGCGCTACACCCCCCACACCGAGGCGGAGATCGCCGCCATGCTGGACGCCATCGGCGTCTACTCGATCGATGAGCTGTTCGCCGACGTCCCGCGCGAGCACCGCTTCCCGCGCCTCGACCTGCCGGACGGGCTCAGCGAGCAGGAGGTTGCGGCACTGTTCCGCGACCTGGCGGCGCGCAACGGGTCCATGGACGCTCACAGTTGCTTCCTCGGCGCCGGCGCCTACCACCACTACACCCCGGCGCTGATCCCGCACCTGTTGTTCCGCAGCGAGTTCTACACCGCCTACACCCCCTACCAGCCGGAGGTGAGCCAGGGCACGCTGCAGACCATCTTCGAGTT includes these proteins:
- a CDS encoding ATP-binding protein, coding for MAARGQRKKTGGRTRRGSRDGRGRLRIGNQWNAITIIALSQNSPLKAIAEFVENSIDARARNITIIRGREQGEPYLRVVDDGEGIRLNDDGVPDFDYVATHVCDSIKRRLKERGAEGIQGEFGIGLLSFWTVGERMVLSSAGSDSRVHDMEMVREEPHYRVTKRRLLFEQPGTELLVKPLLPGIRQLNPERIQAFLASELRERIRSSGVRIRIKDRRARKDLEVVPREFTGRLLREIGPVGTPDGSVEVELYVGEAQAEHRVALFRNGTRVVPDVSRLQGLEREPWTSDLLRGLIDAPFLQLTPGTRDGVVFDARFAALSRALEEIEPHVIEQVERERAAAEEEASRSILRSVRKALTEGLLALPNADYQWLEVNEPRRTTAAGAAGTATSAPGDGPGDTPLVDLTDAEGSLVPEPDATAPDAEAAASDERAFHEHAGPLYKVTVSPASAVVKVGETCTIRCLPKDRRGRAIEAGVEVSWQVVEGAGSLRDRDREVVTFAAPAEPGLSVIRVTARQQDSECRADASVTITESLGDRFDSPQQNNGRGIPRYTFRHAPGELWRSRYDAQNNLIVVNNGHSDFRYASEKRARELRYMLRLYAKELVLENFPGYERGELLERMIELSLYAEEHLR
- a CDS encoding thiamine pyrophosphate-binding protein, with the translated sequence MPRMTGGQALARQLHREGVRVIFGLPGVQLYHLLDGLAEQEDIRFITTRHEQATTYMADGYSRTGAGIGTALVVPGPGLQNASAGIGTAYSASSPMLVIAGQVERALIGVDRGVLHEINDQLDTVRPVIKWGKRILHAADAAQGVHEAFVQLRSGRPRPVEIEIPPEALSEKAEVELLDPAECKRTAAGDAEVARGAELLAAASNPAIWAGGGVHASDAHEALLKVAEHLQAPVFATGEGRGAISDRHHLSLGPISFGRDSYRERRAEHDVILAVGTRMAMPALLGGQQVVQIDIDAAEVGRNYANTAGMVGDARATLEALHRQLQERMAPLPSRQAELEALYAQRFDGSEEPEPLKSFMRAIRSATPDDGIIVQDFTQLGYYSRAHCPIYAPRSYITPSYFGTLGYGYPTALGAKVGQPHRAVVLISGDGGFLYNSQELATAVRYGINAVAVVFNDHAYGNVRRDQRRRFDGRVYGSELYNPDFMKLAEAYGVRGMRAFGPEQLEAALKRAVASPVPTLIEVPVGELPIPY
- the gcvT gene encoding glycine cleavage system aminomethyltransferase GcvT encodes the protein MRRTPLHSVHQRLGARLVPFAGWEMPVQYTGIVAEHRAVRSAAGLFDVSHMGELDLRGPGAAAAVARLTCADVDRIEEGQARYSLVLDEAAGIIDDVIVYRLADRHYRLVVNASNTAAVLDHSRNATAAAPGVELVDRSAELALLAVQGPRATDIVARLADGDVSTIGTYRCRAHRVAGRAVLLARTGYTGEDGFELFVAADQAESLWNALLQAGTASGLRAAGLGARDTLRLEASMPLYGHELTRDVSPLEVGLGRFVSRGDGYVGAAAIARQRAAGVARRLVHLHLAGRAIARQGFAITTTGGTDIGTVTSGSYGPWLQRSIAMGLVTREHAARGSELAVLVRGRAQAATVVARPFYRRST
- the gcvH gene encoding glycine cleavage system protein GcvH, with translation MSIPENLHYTAEHEWLRQDGELAVIGITDHAQAELGDVVYLELPEAGSAIVQGESFGVIESVKAASDLYAPISGEVTAVNGDLEAAPQRVNESPYDGGWLIKVRPSRFADEQAALLDATAYAALLP